A genomic stretch from Bacillus sp. E(2018) includes:
- a CDS encoding oligosaccharide flippase family protein, producing MNIFFRGVLLLAAAALVGESLEFIVNMVLARELGELGLGHYMSIFPTVILIIIVASLELPISISKFVAEKEDKQHFSMLKHATKMTILLTVAMIVLALVILPFIPVFNSYHPLVRWLMVLLIPLISLTSIARGYFMGKQQMGKLAFSNLFRKLAQLILLTGIYQLFSFDNETAILIALATFVGSELVVFVYLFTAYLIQYKRMKSHNNEHLSSNEVTRSLMAVTIPTTGLRLFHAVTNAIQPFLIKYSLSLAGFSGVAATEEFGLLAGVAISIGFFPAFIAHSLLVVLIPTVSEATAKKDVEKLKSLLIRVMGITALYGFPAVAIFLMFSEKLTLMFFHSQSAATYLELLWPSFLFTFFLIPLQAYLIGLGLITTAFVQSVWSTTLSFVLMYMLGSQPTLGMHGIIIGMNAGSVLLMLLHYFSVCKAIGINTWLSARNNYQD from the coding sequence ATGAATATATTTTTTAGAGGAGTATTGTTACTTGCTGCTGCTGCATTAGTCGGTGAAAGTTTAGAATTTATTGTTAATATGGTGTTAGCTAGAGAATTAGGTGAATTAGGACTCGGTCATTATATGTCAATCTTTCCAACCGTCATCTTAATCATAATTGTAGCGAGTTTGGAATTGCCGATTTCTATTTCAAAGTTTGTTGCGGAAAAAGAGGATAAACAACACTTTAGCATGCTGAAACATGCTACAAAAATGACGATATTGTTGACTGTAGCTATGATCGTGCTCGCTTTGGTAATTTTGCCTTTCATACCTGTTTTCAATAGTTATCATCCGTTAGTAAGATGGCTTATGGTCCTATTAATCCCTTTAATTTCTCTAACTTCAATAGCTCGAGGGTATTTTATGGGTAAACAGCAGATGGGTAAGTTAGCGTTCTCAAACTTATTCCGAAAGTTGGCTCAGCTCATCTTGTTGACAGGTATTTATCAGTTGTTTTCTTTTGATAATGAAACAGCAATCCTTATCGCTTTAGCCACTTTTGTAGGAAGTGAACTTGTCGTTTTCGTCTACCTTTTCACGGCATATTTAATTCAATACAAAAGAATGAAATCTCACAACAACGAACATCTCTCTTCAAATGAAGTAACTAGAAGTCTTATGGCTGTAACGATCCCGACTACTGGATTGCGACTTTTTCATGCAGTTACAAATGCCATACAGCCGTTTTTAATCAAATATTCATTGTCACTTGCAGGTTTTTCAGGAGTTGCAGCAACAGAAGAGTTTGGCTTATTGGCAGGCGTAGCGATATCAATCGGATTCTTCCCAGCTTTTATCGCGCACTCTCTTTTGGTCGTCTTAATCCCTACAGTTTCAGAAGCTACAGCTAAAAAAGACGTAGAAAAATTGAAAAGCCTTCTTATTCGTGTGATGGGTATAACTGCATTATATGGGTTTCCAGCTGTTGCTATCTTTTTAATGTTCTCAGAAAAACTTACCTTAATGTTCTTTCATTCACAATCCGCAGCTACGTATTTAGAATTATTGTGGCCGAGTTTTTTATTTACTTTTTTTCTCATACCTCTCCAAGCTTATTTGATCGGTCTAGGGTTAATTACAACAGCATTTGTACAGTCAGTGTGGTCAACTACATTATCTTTTGTTCTTATGTACATGTTAGGATCTCAACCAACATTAGGAATGCATGGCATCATCATAGGAATGAACGCAGGTTCCGTGCTCTTAATGCTTCTACATTACTTCTCTGTATGTAAAGCGATCGGAATCAACACATGGTTGAGTGCAAGAAATAACTATCAAGATTAA